A genome region from Nocardioides cynanchi includes the following:
- a CDS encoding CehA/McbA family metallohydrolase, which translates to MTDDQTPRALHRRSLLLGGAGLGAGLVTSDALLDFPAAAAGTTTTQYFHGRFDRADTRDWHYLPFTMPRGVRELRVHYDFTPHDTGLGYSTNVVDIGLFDPSGRGLGNAAGFRGWSGGARRRIRVNHHWATPGYLAGPLTHGRWHVILGPFLIVPPGTPWKVRVTLLHGDPVQPAFVADHAPSTVAGTGPGWYRGDLHLHSVHSDGQWTPSELVAQAQANGLDFMGTSDHNTNAATRVFGRHVPDDFLVISGEEVTTRNGHWLATGTTPGTWVDWRYRKQDHELGRFTDLTHSRGGVAVAAHPFVPVAGTRWDFDPSYRQMDAVEVWNGPWGVFNQRAVDAWHAALVGGRFTPAVGNSDSHHSGQVVGLPQTVYRAESLSTAAILDALRGGHCWVAESSEIGLSFEGHGSVTLTNTGESGDTVTLVGGEQLACRLDVSGVPGCVGQLIGPTGVIAGAVADGSGQLTVTADAAGGFVRAEVRRPATLPVDPTTSQTAAPMVALTNPIFTA; encoded by the coding sequence ATGACCGATGACCAGACACCCCGCGCCCTGCACCGCCGGTCCCTGCTGCTCGGAGGGGCCGGGCTGGGCGCGGGCCTGGTGACCAGCGACGCGCTGCTCGACTTCCCGGCCGCCGCGGCGGGCACCACCACGACCCAGTACTTCCACGGCAGGTTCGACCGCGCCGACACCCGCGACTGGCACTACTTGCCGTTCACGATGCCCCGGGGCGTGCGCGAGCTGCGGGTGCACTACGACTTCACCCCGCACGACACCGGACTCGGCTACAGCACCAACGTCGTGGACATCGGGCTCTTCGACCCCTCGGGCCGAGGTCTCGGCAACGCCGCCGGCTTTCGTGGCTGGTCGGGTGGCGCCCGGCGCCGGATCCGGGTCAACCACCACTGGGCCACGCCGGGCTACCTGGCCGGACCCCTCACCCACGGTCGCTGGCACGTGATCCTCGGCCCGTTCCTGATCGTCCCGCCCGGTACGCCGTGGAAGGTGCGGGTCACCCTGCTGCACGGCGACCCCGTGCAGCCGGCCTTCGTGGCCGACCATGCGCCCAGCACCGTGGCGGGCACCGGCCCCGGGTGGTACCGCGGCGACCTCCACCTGCACTCGGTCCACTCCGACGGGCAGTGGACGCCCTCGGAGCTGGTCGCCCAGGCGCAGGCCAACGGGCTCGACTTCATGGGCACCTCGGACCACAACACCAACGCTGCGACACGGGTCTTCGGCCGCCACGTCCCCGACGACTTCCTGGTGATCAGCGGCGAGGAGGTCACCACGCGCAACGGGCACTGGCTGGCCACGGGGACGACGCCCGGCACCTGGGTGGACTGGCGCTACCGCAAGCAGGACCACGAGCTGGGTCGCTTCACCGACCTGACCCACAGCCGCGGTGGGGTGGCCGTCGCGGCCCACCCGTTCGTCCCGGTCGCCGGTACCCGCTGGGACTTCGACCCGTCGTACCGCCAGATGGACGCGGTCGAGGTCTGGAACGGCCCCTGGGGGGTGTTCAACCAGCGCGCCGTGGACGCCTGGCACGCGGCCCTCGTCGGCGGCCGCTTCACTCCCGCCGTCGGCAACTCCGACTCGCACCACAGCGGTCAGGTGGTCGGTCTGCCGCAGACGGTCTACCGGGCCGAGTCGTTGTCCACGGCCGCCATCCTCGACGCCCTGCGCGGCGGCCACTGCTGGGTCGCGGAGTCGTCCGAGATCGGGCTGTCCTTCGAGGGCCACGGCAGCGTCACGCTGACCAACACCGGCGAGTCGGGCGACACGGTCACTCTGGTCGGCGGGGAGCAGCTCGCCTGCCGGCTCGACGTGAGCGGCGTACCGGGCTGTGTCGGCCAGCTGATCGGGCCCACCGGCGTGATCGCCGGAGCCGTGGCCGACGGCAGCGGGCAGCTGACGGTGACCGCCGACGCCGCCGGCGGGTTCGTCCGGGCCGAGGTACGCCGCCCCGCCACGCTCCCGGTCGACCCGACGACCTCGCAGACGGCCGCGCCCATGGTGGCGCTGACCAACCCGATCTTCACCGCCTGA
- the trxA gene encoding thioredoxin has protein sequence MATTTLTEQDFEKVVTQDGIVLVDFWASWCGPCRMFAPIYEKASETNDDITFASVNTEEEQGLAGALQISSIPTLMAFRDGIMVFRQAGALPEPALAQLVDAVRGLDMDDVRRQVAEAEQQQA, from the coding sequence ATGGCCACCACCACCCTGACCGAGCAGGACTTCGAGAAGGTCGTGACCCAGGACGGCATCGTCCTGGTCGACTTCTGGGCGTCGTGGTGCGGCCCGTGCCGGATGTTCGCGCCGATCTACGAGAAGGCGTCGGAGACCAACGACGACATCACCTTCGCCAGCGTGAACACCGAGGAGGAGCAGGGCCTGGCCGGCGCGCTCCAGATCTCCTCGATCCCCACCCTGATGGCCTTCCGCGACGGCATCATGGTCTTCCGGCAGGCCGGTGCGCTGCCCGAGCCCGCCCTGGCCCAGCTGGTCGACGCCGTGCGCGGTCTCGACATGGACGACGTACGCCGTCAGGTCGCGGAGGCCGAGCAGCAGCAGGCCTGA
- a CDS encoding gamma-glutamyltransferase, whose amino-acid sequence MTHLSRRAVGATALLTASVLAAATTPALAGSAGRAGVVRHTAKVPTSIGYGGAVSTVDPEASAAALRVLRNGGNATDAAVAAASVLGVTEPYSSGIGGGGYFVHYDAATGRVRTIDGRETAPASMPHDAFIDPATGQPYNFTPELVTSGVSVGVPGSLATWQRALDRWGSRSLGQVLRPGIRVARRGFVVDPTFRQQTLENKTRFEAFRSTRRLFLPGGDAPQVGSVFRNPDLAATYRLIARRGLRVFYRGRLAHEIARTAQHPPKTSSTTLPVPPGFMKPSDLVAYRTVDRAPTHVGYRGYDVYGMAPSSSGGRPSVRRSTSWSATTCRRCRRSTRCTTTSRPVPSPSPTAAPTSGTRRT is encoded by the coding sequence GTGACCCACCTGTCCCGTCGTGCCGTCGGTGCGACCGCCCTGCTCACCGCAAGCGTGCTCGCCGCCGCCACCACCCCGGCCCTGGCCGGGTCCGCTGGGAGAGCCGGCGTCGTCCGGCACACCGCCAAGGTGCCGACCAGCATCGGCTACGGCGGTGCGGTCAGCACCGTCGACCCCGAAGCGTCCGCCGCGGCCCTCCGGGTGCTCAGGAACGGGGGGAACGCCACCGACGCGGCCGTCGCCGCCGCCTCGGTGCTCGGCGTGACCGAGCCCTACAGCTCCGGCATCGGAGGCGGTGGCTACTTCGTCCACTACGACGCCGCCACCGGGCGGGTGCGGACGATCGACGGGCGCGAGACCGCACCGGCCTCGATGCCGCACGACGCGTTCATCGACCCGGCGACCGGCCAGCCCTACAACTTCACCCCCGAGCTGGTCACCAGCGGCGTGTCCGTCGGGGTGCCCGGCTCGCTCGCCACCTGGCAGCGGGCCCTGGACCGGTGGGGGAGCAGGTCGCTCGGCCAGGTGCTGCGGCCGGGCATCCGGGTCGCGCGGCGCGGCTTCGTGGTCGACCCGACGTTCCGCCAGCAGACGCTGGAGAACAAGACCCGCTTCGAGGCCTTCCGCTCCACCCGGCGGCTCTTCCTGCCCGGCGGGGACGCCCCGCAGGTCGGCTCCGTCTTCCGCAACCCCGACCTCGCCGCGACGTACCGGCTGATCGCGCGTCGCGGGCTCCGGGTGTTCTACCGCGGCCGGCTCGCCCACGAGATCGCCCGGACCGCCCAGCACCCGCCCAAGACGTCGAGCACCACGCTCCCCGTGCCGCCCGGCTTCATGAAGCCCTCCGACCTCGTGGCCTACCGCACCGTCGACCGCGCGCCGACGCACGTCGGCTACCGGGGGTACGACGTCTACGGCATGGCGCCGTCGTCCTCGGGGGGTCGACCGTCGGTGAGGCGCTCGACATCATGGAGCGCTACGACCTGTCGTCGATGTCGGCGGTCGACGCGTTGCACCACTACCTCGAGGCCAGTGCCCTCGCCTTCGCCGACCGCGGCGCCTACGTCGGGGACCCGGCGTACGTGA
- a CDS encoding antitoxin, whose product MGFLDDAKKFVDEHDNQVDEAIEKAGDLADKQTGGKYAGQIDKAQDFAEEKTGDGDTAR is encoded by the coding sequence ATGGGATTTCTGGACGACGCCAAGAAGTTCGTGGACGAGCACGACAACCAGGTCGACGAGGCCATCGAGAAGGCCGGCGACCTGGCCGACAAGCAGACCGGCGGCAAGTACGCCGGGCAGATCGACAAGGCGCAGGACTTCGCCGAGGAGAAGACCGGCGACGGAGACACGGCCCGCTGA
- a CDS encoding NUDIX hydrolase: MSDRFRVVPASYVFLLRSGGSGDEVLLQLRQHTGYMDDHWAAAAAGHVERGETAYDAAHREAREEIGVDGLELEFLTSMQRTQHAEPIDERIDFFFSARTWNGEPRIVEPAKCAALEWWPLSALPDPVVPHERVVLDGLGTGLPSYTTFGF; encoded by the coding sequence GTGAGCGATCGGTTCCGCGTCGTCCCCGCGTCGTACGTCTTCCTCTTGCGGTCGGGTGGGTCCGGCGACGAGGTGCTGCTCCAGCTGCGGCAGCACACCGGCTACATGGACGACCACTGGGCGGCGGCCGCCGCGGGCCACGTCGAGCGCGGCGAGACGGCGTACGACGCGGCGCACCGTGAGGCGCGGGAGGAGATCGGCGTCGACGGGCTCGAGCTTGAGTTCCTGACCTCGATGCAGCGCACGCAGCACGCCGAGCCGATCGACGAGCGGATCGACTTCTTCTTCTCGGCGCGCACCTGGAACGGCGAGCCGCGGATCGTCGAGCCGGCCAAGTGCGCGGCCCTGGAGTGGTGGCCCCTCAGCGCGCTGCCGGACCCCGTCGTTCCGCACGAACGTGTCGTCCTCGACGGGTTGGGTACGGGACTGCCCAGCTACACGACGTTCGGTTTCTGA
- a CDS encoding hotdog fold domain-containing protein: MSDVLSLWKWSGRLPAGRRVFSTMFARRAPYFATVRPRFTVVRPDHVELVVRDRKRVHNHIGTVHAIALCNGLEAAMGALAEASIPPGKRWIPKGMEVTYTAKASSDITCIAETDPLVWAGGDPDVPVRVRGVRDDGTVVVEGVISLWVTERPPAAG; the protein is encoded by the coding sequence ATGTCTGACGTGCTGAGCCTCTGGAAGTGGTCCGGACGACTTCCAGCCGGGCGTCGGGTCTTCTCGACGATGTTCGCCCGAAGAGCGCCGTACTTCGCGACGGTCCGACCGCGGTTCACCGTGGTCCGGCCCGACCACGTGGAGCTGGTGGTGCGCGATCGCAAGCGCGTCCACAACCACATCGGCACGGTGCACGCGATCGCGCTCTGCAACGGGCTCGAGGCGGCGATGGGGGCGCTGGCGGAGGCCAGCATCCCGCCCGGCAAGCGGTGGATCCCCAAGGGGATGGAGGTCACCTACACCGCCAAGGCGAGCTCCGACATCACCTGCATCGCCGAGACCGACCCGCTGGTGTGGGCCGGGGGCGACCCCGACGTGCCGGTCCGGGTGCGCGGGGTGCGCGACGACGGGACCGTGGTCGTCGAGGGCGTGATCTCGCTCTGGGTGACCGAGCGGCCTCCGGCCGCCGGCTGA
- the miaA gene encoding tRNA (adenosine(37)-N6)-dimethylallyltransferase MiaA: protein MANPSSRPPIVAVVGATAAGKTALALDLAERLEGEIVNTDAMAVYRGMDIGTASPPPGERRGIAHHLLDLLDVTEPLTVAEFQGWARQVISEVRARRRTPILVGGSALYTRAVVDRFEFPGTDPEVRAGLETELADLGPAELHRRLAEQDPESAARILPENGRRIVRALEVVTLTGGGFRAVLPEPVYVDPATVQIGVDIDRPTLDARIAARVRQMFDDGLVEEVRRLLAVGLAEGRTARTAIGYREVTAYLDGQLTLDQAIEATAAATRRFSRRQDGWFRKDPRVVWVPWDAPDRVERALASVARAG from the coding sequence ATGGCCAACCCGTCGTCGAGGCCGCCGATCGTCGCCGTCGTGGGCGCCACCGCCGCCGGGAAGACCGCGCTGGCCCTCGACCTCGCCGAACGGCTCGAAGGCGAGATCGTCAACACCGACGCGATGGCGGTCTACCGCGGCATGGACATCGGTACGGCGTCCCCGCCGCCCGGCGAGCGCCGCGGCATCGCGCACCACCTGCTCGACCTGCTCGACGTCACCGAGCCGCTGACCGTCGCGGAGTTCCAGGGCTGGGCCCGGCAGGTGATCAGCGAGGTGCGGGCACGACGCCGGACGCCGATCCTGGTCGGGGGCTCCGCCCTCTACACCCGGGCGGTGGTCGACCGCTTCGAGTTCCCCGGCACCGACCCGGAGGTGCGCGCCGGGCTCGAGACCGAGCTCGCCGACCTGGGCCCGGCCGAGCTCCACCGTCGGCTCGCCGAGCAGGACCCGGAGTCAGCTGCCCGGATCCTGCCTGAGAACGGTCGTCGCATCGTGCGCGCCCTCGAGGTCGTGACCCTGACCGGCGGGGGCTTCCGCGCCGTCCTGCCCGAGCCGGTGTACGTCGACCCCGCCACCGTGCAGATCGGGGTCGACATCGACCGGCCGACCCTCGACGCCCGGATCGCGGCGCGGGTCCGGCAGATGTTCGACGACGGTCTGGTCGAGGAGGTACGCCGGCTGCTCGCCGTCGGCCTGGCCGAGGGCCGCACCGCGCGGACCGCGATCGGCTACCGCGAGGTGACGGCGTACCTCGACGGACAGCTGACCCTCGACCAGGCGATCGAGGCGACGGCGGCGGCGACCCGCCGCTTCTCGCGTCGCCAGGACGGCTGGTTCCGCAAGGACCCACGGGTGGTCTGGGTTCCGTGGGACGCGCCCGACCGGGTGGAGCGGGCCCTGGCCTCGGTCGCTCGCGCCGGCTGA
- the miaB gene encoding tRNA (N6-isopentenyl adenosine(37)-C2)-methylthiotransferase MiaB yields MSSATHPSPRTYEVRTYGCQMNVHDSERLTGLLEEAGYVAAPDGFQADVVVFNTCAVRENADNKLYGNLGHLAPVKARTPGMQIAVGGCLAQKDRATITQKAPWVDVVFGTHNIGSLPALLERARVQEEAQVEILESLEVFPSTLPTRRESAYAAWVSVSVGCNNTCTFCIVPSLRGSEKDRRPGDILAEIRALVGEGVSEVTLLGQNVNAYGVEFGDRQAFSKLLRACGEVEGLERVRFTSPHPAEFRDDVIAAMAETPNVMPQLHMPLQSGSDQVLRAMRRSYRREKYLGIIDRVRAAMPDAAITTDIIVGFPGETEADFVQTLEVVREARFAAAFTFQYSIRPGTPAATMPDQVPPDVVRERYERLVEVVNDVAWAENLTQVGRRLELMVAEGEGRKDAATHRLSGRARDNRLVHFADARWSSDLETTRQIRPGDMVEVEVTYAAPHHLVADGPVLAVRRTRSGDAWEARTAAPTVTSSAVGLGMPTVGARA; encoded by the coding sequence ATGAGCTCTGCAACGCACCCCTCCCCCCGGACCTACGAGGTCCGCACCTACGGGTGCCAGATGAACGTCCACGACTCCGAGCGCCTGACCGGGCTGCTCGAGGAGGCGGGCTACGTCGCGGCTCCCGACGGGTTCCAGGCCGACGTGGTCGTCTTCAACACCTGCGCGGTGCGCGAGAACGCCGACAACAAGCTCTACGGCAACCTCGGCCACCTCGCACCGGTCAAGGCCAGGACCCCGGGCATGCAGATCGCCGTCGGCGGCTGCCTGGCCCAGAAGGACCGCGCCACGATCACGCAGAAGGCACCGTGGGTCGACGTCGTCTTCGGCACCCACAACATCGGCTCGCTGCCGGCGCTGCTCGAGCGGGCGCGGGTGCAGGAGGAGGCCCAGGTCGAGATCCTCGAGTCGCTCGAGGTGTTCCCGTCCACGCTCCCGACCCGGCGCGAGTCGGCGTACGCCGCGTGGGTCAGCGTGAGCGTGGGCTGCAACAACACCTGCACGTTCTGCATCGTCCCGAGCCTGCGCGGCTCGGAGAAGGACCGCCGGCCCGGCGACATCCTCGCCGAGATCCGGGCCCTGGTGGGCGAGGGCGTCAGCGAGGTCACCCTGCTCGGGCAGAACGTCAATGCGTACGGCGTGGAGTTCGGCGACCGGCAGGCGTTCTCGAAGCTGCTCCGGGCCTGTGGCGAGGTCGAGGGGCTGGAGCGGGTGCGGTTCACCTCGCCGCACCCCGCGGAGTTCCGCGACGACGTGATCGCCGCGATGGCCGAGACCCCCAACGTGATGCCGCAGCTGCACATGCCGCTGCAGAGCGGCTCCGACCAGGTGCTGCGCGCGATGCGGCGCTCCTACCGCCGCGAGAAGTACCTCGGGATCATCGACCGGGTCCGGGCCGCGATGCCCGACGCCGCGATCACCACCGACATCATCGTCGGCTTCCCGGGCGAGACCGAGGCCGACTTCGTGCAGACCCTCGAGGTGGTCCGCGAGGCGCGCTTCGCCGCGGCGTTCACCTTCCAGTACTCCATCCGGCCCGGGACCCCGGCCGCGACCATGCCCGACCAGGTCCCGCCGGACGTGGTGCGGGAGCGCTACGAGCGGCTGGTGGAGGTGGTCAACGACGTGGCCTGGGCGGAGAACCTCACCCAGGTCGGCCGGCGGCTCGAGCTGATGGTCGCCGAGGGCGAGGGACGCAAGGACGCCGCCACCCACCGGCTCAGCGGTCGGGCCCGCGACAACCGCCTGGTCCACTTCGCCGACGCCCGGTGGTCGAGCGACCTCGAGACCACGAGGCAGATCCGCCCCGGCGACATGGTCGAGGTCGAGGTCACCTACGCCGCACCGCACCACCTGGTCGCCGACGGGCCGGTGCTCGCCGTACGTCGTACCCGCTCCGGCGACGCCTGGGAGGCCCGCACGGCGGCGCCCACCGTCACCAGCAGCGCGGTCGGCCTCGGCATGCCCACGGTCGGCGCCCGCGCCTGA